Genomic segment of Populus nigra chromosome 6, ddPopNigr1.1, whole genome shotgun sequence:
ATTAATACCTTTTATGTTGctctttctagaatttataTCTTGAATAGAGCTATAGAAGTTGCTCATAAGTTTTTCATTTTGGAAAGATTGTTGTTTCTCTACTTTGGAGTACGATTTAAGATTTACTTTGCTCTTCTTAATTAAAAGTCTTTTCAATATCTTTTTGCCACTTCGTGCCAGGATGTCTCCCTACACTTGCTACAATTCCAGTATGGATTGGACTCTACAGAGCCCTTTCAAATGTAGCAAACGAGGTAACATTCTTTTCATGTTAGCTTCATCAAAATTGTTACTTGCTTTGGCTTTTAGTTTTTATGGATTTAACTCTGTCGCttctctaaattaatttatgtgtCCAATATCTAGGGGCTCCTCACAGAAGGCTTCTTTTGGATACCCTCTCTAGCTGGTCCAACTGCAATTGCTTCTCGTCAAAATGGCAGTGGAATCTCTTGGCTTTTCCCTTTTGTAGTGAGTGCTTGATTCAGCTTTCTAGTGTTATCGATTAGGATGGGTTTCTGCTTGAACTTTGTATACATCATATCTTCACAAGACCTGGAAGCTTTTTTCTGGAATCATGTTACTTTCTGAGAGATAGAATAAGCTGAACAATCTTTTGTCACAACTTAAAAggatttcaattattttttgttatatttctgCTCCTTTCTAGTTtggatgttttttctttttattgttagacTTTGACTTTTTGTCAAGTTAGTAGGTTTTTGTTGCACAAGATTTTTGGTCACCATCTTCCATGTTTGTGGATCTTACTTGTTtattacttgattttttctcaGGATGGACATCCACCCCTTGGATGGTCAGATACCGTGGCATATCTTGTTTTGCCTGTCATGCTGGTTGTCTCACAATACATCTCTGTCCAAATCATGCAATCATCACAGGTTAGTTTTTCCCAGCTTTAGATTTGCTTATGTCTGCATAATCTTAATCAGCTTGCATGATTGTTATTAactaattcaaaacatttttttttccttctactgTGCTCTATGAGAGGCTTGCCTAGCAGTAAAGCAGTGGCTACCCTTTTTGGCCTTTTTAGCAACTGAAAACTCGATAGCATAGAGCATGTTGAGTCAGCCTATACTCCTGCCATCATTAGCTGCATGACTGAATTATTTCTCTTGTCCATTTCTCGTGTGATCCTAAATTCATGCTATGATAGATTTTTAAGTGAAGcatgaaagaaattaataaaaactccCACGCAGGAATGTataataatgacatgtagtggtgCAGTCAATTTTATTGTGTGAGAGGAGACAGGATAGAACTTATCTGGCCAATAAGCTTGTAATGCTGattgcttctctttttttttttttgcttattttgagGAAATTAATACATGTACCAGCCCTATTAGCTAAAACCTAAGACTGCTGGGAGAGAATGTCAACCTCGTGTGCTAAAGCCTAAGGGCTGCATTATGTGTTTCGAGGAAGTGCTAAAATTTCTGTTTGAATGCTGTCATATTTGTTCACTCTTTTAATTTGGCTTTAGATGACAATGGAAGTTTTAACATGCATTGCTAGTTTCAGAGCGATGATCCAAACGTGAAGAATTCTCAAGCAATAACAAAGTTCCTTCCATTAATGATTGGTTACTTTTCTCTTTCTGTTCCTTCTGGACTAAGCCTTTATTGGTGAGCATCCTTACCATTATGCGAACTTAACATTATCTCAATTAGAGTCTCAGAGATATTATGATTGGAAATTGTTTCCCACCACCATTCTTCCTATATTTTCCTGAAATTCTGTTTAATATTTTGCAGGCTCACAAATAACATATTAAGCACAGCACAACAGGTGTGGCTTCAAAAGTCAGGGGGTGCAAAAAATCCTATGATGAAGTCCAGTGATGATATTGTCAAAGAAGACCAGCTGCAGATTCAGAAACCCGTCTCTGAATTAAATTCTGTACAAACTAAGACCAGGCAAGAAGAAAAGTTTACACCTGAAGGGTTGCGTCCTGGTGAAAGGTTTATAATCAcaaaccttttctttcttaCTTCTTCATCCTGTTTTCTGTATTGTGGTCTAAATAAACTGTCATTCAGATTCAAACAATTAAAGGAACAAGAGGCAAGGAAAAGGcaacaaagagaagaagagaagaggaaagcCGAAGAGGCTGCAGGTAGAGGAAGTCAAATGGAAAACGATGAACTTGAGAATGAAAGCAGTTCATTTGAGAGAGGAAATGGGACCAGCTCAGTTGGTGCTGTTGTAATTGATGACATGTCTGCAGTGGCCTTTCATGATTCCTCTGCTCTTAAGGTTGTGAATGGTGATTTATCTGGTCAGGACCAGAAGCAAGATGAGGAAACAAATTATGTTGTGGAAACAAGTGAAGTTTCTGCTCCTACCGAGGTTTGTGCAAGGGATGAACAACCTGACAATAAACAAAAGGTAGAATGGTAACTACACCTTTTAATGTATAATTGCTGTCTTCAAttcatcattaaaattttaactacaCACTGAATTTATGTCCACATCATATTTAACAcgctttttcattttttcatgttcttcatcattttattgtttGGAAACATTGGACAGAAAGCTGCAAAGCAAAATTCACCCCCCTTGATGTCCTTAGGTGCAGTTATGAATGTGGTTAGATTAGTACATGGCATTTGCAAAGGAGTAAATTTTAACTTTGTCACTGTAGTgtgaaaaaactaattaattggtCCTCATGGTGTCAAAACTTATGTATTTGATCCCTACACTTCTAAAtctatttataatttagttCCTCTGCCATTTCCATATCCTTTtccaattcctttttttttttgtttccttaaaAATAGAGTAAAGAAGAGCAGTGAAGATAGGGAGATTTAATTAGGCAAGGAGgcattttttgaacaaaaaattattaaatttttgataCTGCAGGGACTGATTCATTAATTTCAATAGACTTCAGAGACTAAGTTATGATTAACTCTTTCTGAAAACTGGGAGTAGTGGTGGGTAGCAAATTTCTTTGTGCTTTGGCTGGCAGGCTTTCCATGTTCtgacaaaattatatatatatatatataatttggttTTCCTGGCTagctttcttcctttttaaacGTACGAGGTAATTATTTTTCGTCATTTGCtcattgcttatgcttttccaAATCTACAATACTCCAGGAAGCAGTTGAAGTAAATGGTAGTGTGGCCACCACGGACGATAAAATCACCGAAGACGCCCATCAAGCCAAAAGGGCGTGATCAAAGAGAGGTTCAGTCATGATGGCATTATCTCAAATTACGGAGATTGACAGGCATATTTCTTTACCTGTTATGATGAATACAGAGAACAGCTTGATACTGTTTCGCTGGAAAAAACCACATCAACCGATAGCCTTCACAGTTCACATGCATGTCGGGGATACAAATCTATTCCGTACTTGGGAAGGTTTCCTGAGGCATATTGGTTGCGCGATGTTGGTATTGCGGTTGAACAGCTAACATCAGCAAGATTCTTGGGCGGGATGAGTAGCTGTTTCAGTTGTAAGTTAAAAGAGCTCAGTATCAATGATCTGTCTTTTCAGAATTTGAAATCTCATACTCTTTATATAGGCaacaaaatagaatttttatgaaaaagaaaagaaacaacgaatcacattgcgtgagttCCTTTTGCATCCTTTTTCTGTAGACTGGTGCAGATGCTGTGAATTAGCagagtttttttcccttcaagttTCCCTTTTGTTATATATGATCACTTGCCATGAAATGGACCAAAAGAGAAACGATTGAcctaaaaaaagtttcaaatcgtTGCCCATGTAATGTTGTTGACAGTGTACCCTCGTAATGGTAAACCTCGAAGACTGCATGGGCCTTGGTCGATCTGTGTTCAAGATTTGAGAAAAGCCTGGTTCGGCCCAAATAGTGCTCAACAACCCATCATCATTCATGAATGGGCATTTAATCATCTCTCATGTCATGGTTTCATATAAACTTAGGTTGTACTAGATTTGGAAGCCTgtgacaacattttttttattggaaaaaaaatgctcGGGTTATATaggtgtattttaaaaaagttttttaaaaaatagactgggtataaacttgataaaaaaaaaatgtcgatatatatattgatctaagaaaagaaacatggaAGCTTGAAAAAAgaatggttaaaaaaattatatagaaagaagataaaaaaaaattaaatttaatcactaatgatataaatattgaatgataaaattaaaaaaacattagcttacaaaaaacaaacaaaactcatACAAATCTTCTATACCTGAGCAAAGGTTAAGGTCTTAAGCTCACAACTCAATACATTTTATACTTGAGAAACTTAATTcccaatcaatctaatattgattAGTCAAAGCAAATCCAACAAAGAAcaatagataaaaaaacctaagaaaacCAGGGTCATTTTTAATCCATGAAAAATCATagagaaagcaaataaataaaaataatttaaaaatttatctcaaataaaaacaaaaagcaataaaaagaatgagaattaaatttgaagaataaaaaaaacttaaaatggatgaaatagaaaaataatttcaatcatataaattgttttaaaaaatcatttcaaatactaaaagatgaaatcaggaaaaaaaatattaatttaaggaattagcaaaaaaaaactcaacaaataataataaataaaaagaccgAGATAACGAGGTTGTTTTCAAGACCAAAACAAACTTCATAGaaagcaagttaaaaaaaacaaaattcggtctccaattgaataaatattgaagaataaaatggaaaaaaaaataacataaacaaggggaaaaacaaaaaccaaacataAACAAATCTCCTAAACCTggtcaaaatctttaaaactcgCAACTCATAAAACCCTAGATCCGAGTTTAATCAAGAAATTTTATCACtaaccaatttaaaaatatcaatttaaaaaacttgtcaaagcaaaataaaaacatagcaattaaaataatgagttttatcattattttttatgatgaaaatccttttagaaatatattgatgtaaaatgtataatatttattaccAGATGTATggttagttttatatatatcattgcCTTTCGTTCTAAGgaaggttttaaaaaatatatatttttgtatattaatttaaatttaaacaacTTGAATTTAGTTCCATGTCTATGAAAGATGGTgagtatatataatttaatctaaGAAAAACCTTTAACTACCAAGCTAAAAGACTTCGGTTTTATTATGGAGTGAACTCCTATTCATATAAATCATAAAGCTCCttgattttctcttatttttaagctttttattCTTCCAATTAGACCTTTTTACagcctaattaattaatttaaaatattataattatatttaactcttagattaattaagattttattttacttattttataaaaattgatttggaatttaaaaattgaatttaaaatatcttcattttcaaattatattcaATTTGAGTGGAGTAATGTATTCTATGAATAGTATTTGAATAATACCcctttatttataatcaaataaatattttaatgactCTCGTGTTTATATTTCTATTCAATTCAAGCTACGAGTTTGACAAGATAGTTTGGGTTGAACTGAGTTGATTGAAGATGTTGTTGTCTtggtaattgaaaaaaaaaacattacttcaaatacattaaatttttgAGTTCATAATcagaattttatttatgaataagtacttgtttgctatcggtctctcgctcgtatttagccttggacataatttaccgcccgattgggctgtattcccaaacaacccgactcgtagacagcgcctcgtggtgcggcagggtctaGCCAcaacggggctctcaccctctctgGTGCCCTTTTCCAGGGAACTTGGGCCTAGTCCGCCCCTGAGGATGCTTCTCCATACTGCAATTCGGACACCGCAGGcaccagattctcaagctgggcatttccatGTTCACTTgtcgttactaggggaatccttgtaagtttcgtTTCCTCCGCTTATTAATATACTTAAACTCAGCAGTAGTCCCACCTAACCTAGGGTTGCAACAAGATCATCCTACAAAATCGATGctcgagggtccaggagatcccagGGGCGACAGACGCGCGCACGACtatgtccgagggtctctcaaccaccgctcgtcgcggcgatcgtcgtCGAGGACTCGATTTGCCAACCACGAGCGAAAGAGTGTAGGAGACCAGTATctgcccccgccctcgtgagccaaGGACAGTGGGGGTGACGATACGTAACACCCAGGCAGACATGCCCTTGACCAAGAGGCATCGATTGATGtttgattataaaaattacgattgaataaaaggaaatagattaaacaaaagaaccaataaaaacaatgaaacatgAACTTTCATATCACTCTTAGCTTTTTTAAGCTTCAAATAAAACTATATGgtatatattttctattcaaGACTTCCAAATACTAGAATGTTGTTGTATCTCTCCTGCAAGTAGAGAAATATCAAATCAATGGAGAAACGAGTTGCACTAATAAATTAATCTTGTGGATGAAGTATCTTATCTTATCTTTTTACGATTGTCATCAAAGAGTATTGATGTTtctaaaactattaaatataattatcaaatattcttatttaattCGGAGAAAATGTTGTAAGCTTATATCAAGTTAAGTCTTAATAGAAATACTTTAACAAGAATAATATATCTAATGGCACGATGCTCTTGACagcaagaaaatgattttgatgCAATGActatgcatttgttttttaaaaaaataatcaaaatcaatgaataaacaaaacaagtcaagaaaaaaaaatgccagaTTGTTATTCTAAGAAGGactccaagaaaagaaaaggtgggaaTCCAAGTTTTGTACATATTATTCCAGCATTCAATCACATGCTCAGCTAAcatggaaataaaaataaaaataaaacccgaGTTCTTCTTGGCTTCCCTTCCACTCCCACGATATTATatgacaacaaataaaaagtctGCTCTGAATTAATTACAGAGAAAggggaggagaagagaaatggagGAAGGAAGCAGCTTTGAAAATCACGAAGGCTTCACATGG
This window contains:
- the LOC133697419 gene encoding ALBINO3-like protein 1, chloroplastic isoform X1; translation: MASHLSCTIPNLIPLPPSPFTDRTKTSNSLLLHPTHLPKPLIPRGSLCVARFGLKPGFFPDPDKAEAVIKDLFGRAESIVYTIADAAVSNSDQVVDSSTTQNSDWLSGITYGLESTLKVLKDGLSAVHLPYAYGFAIILLTVLVKAATFPLSKKQVESAMAMRSLQPQIKAIQQRYAGDQERIQLETARLYKLAGINPLAGCLPTLATIPVWIGLYRALSNVANEGLLTEGFFWIPSLAGPTAIASRQNGSGISWLFPFVDGHPPLGWSDTVAYLVLPVMLVVSQYISVQIMQSSQFQSDDPNVKNSQAITKFLPLMIGYFSLSVPSGLSLYWLTNNILSTAQQVWLQKSGGAKNPMMKSSDDIVKEDQLQIQKPVSELNSVQTKTRQEEKFTPEGLRPGERFKQLKEQEARKRQQREEEKRKAEEAAGRGSQMENDELENESSSFERGNGTSSVGAVVIDDMSAVAFHDSSALKVVNGDLSGQDQKQDEETNYVVETSEVSAPTEVCARDEQPDNKQKEAVEVNGSVATTDDKITEDAHQAKRA
- the LOC133697419 gene encoding ALBINO3-like protein 1, chloroplastic isoform X2, whose protein sequence is MASHLSCTIPNLIPLPPSPFTDRTKTSNSLLLHPTHLPKPLIPRGSLCVARFGLKPGFFPDPDKAEAVIKDLFGRAESIVYTIADAAVSNSDQVVDSSTTQNSDWLSGITYGLESTLKVLKDGLSAVHLPYAYGFAIILLTVLVKAATFPLSKKQVESAMAMRSLQPQIKAIQQRYAGDQERIQLETARLYKLAGINPLAGCLPTLATIPVWIGLYRALSNVANEGLLTEGFFWIPSLAGPTAIASRQNGSGISWLFPFVDGHPPLGWSDTVAYLVLPVMLVVSQYISVQIMQSSQSDDPNVKNSQAITKFLPLMIGYFSLSVPSGLSLYWLTNNILSTAQQVWLQKSGGAKNPMMKSSDDIVKEDQLQIQKPVSELNSVQTKTRQEEKFTPEGLRPGERFKQLKEQEARKRQQREEEKRKAEEAAGRGSQMENDELENESSSFERGNGTSSVGAVVIDDMSAVAFHDSSALKVVNGDLSGQDQKQDEETNYVVETSEVSAPTEVCARDEQPDNKQKEAVEVNGSVATTDDKITEDAHQAKRA